A region of the Parambassis ranga chromosome 24, fParRan2.1, whole genome shotgun sequence genome:
CTGTCTGGgtacctgtctctctctcagatgtcacttcctgcttccagctgtgtgtaaacacttcctgtttcccagCAGACCAGGCCCCCCCACTCAGCCTGGAGGGAGACCGGACCGGCATGGCGGCCTCTGACAGTCAGATAGCAGCTGTCACCGAGGTAACGGTAACAGTCAACTCTTCACCGTGGTAACACGCgatgtttgattgacagcatatgtttgattgacagctgggcTCGGAGGCGTGGCctgagctggtgtgtgtgtcggaGCTGCAGCCTGGATTCTCCGACTGCTGCCACAACCACTTCAGAGTCTCCTTTAAAGACCGGGTCACACACCTGCGCCTCAACATGCACCCAGGTACACACAGGGACACCcagggacacacagggacacacaggtacacacagggACACCCAGGGACACCCAGGGACACCcagggacacacagggacacccAGGTACACACAGGGACACCcagggacacacagggacacacagggacacacagggacacacagggacacagacacacacagacacacagggacacacagggacacccagggacacacagggacacacagggacacagacacacacagacacacacagagacacacagggacagggacatacatggacacagacacacacagacacacacagagagacacagggacacccagggacacagacacacacagagacacacagacacacacagggacacagacacacacagacacacacagagacgcacagggacacacagggacacagacacacacagacacacacagagacacacaaggacacccagggacacacagggacacagacacacacagagacacacagagacacacaaggacacccagggacacacagggacacacagggacacagacacacacagagacacacagggacagggacatacagacacacacctgcgcCTCAACATGCACCCAGGTACACACAGGGACACCcagggacacacagggacacacagagacacccagGTACACCCAGGTACACCCAGGTACAGCCAGGTACACCCAGGTACACCCAGgtacagacagggacacacagggacagggacatacagagacagacagagacacacagacacccacaggcagggacacacagagacacacacattaacagcggtgtgtgtgtgtgtcctcagatgGAGGGATAGCCAGACTTCGAGTGTACGGCATCGGCCAGAGAGACTGGTCGTCGGTCCCAGCCAATCAGGATGTTGATCTGGTGGCTCTGACCAATGGAGGAGTCTGCCTCAGCTACAGCGACGCCCACTTTGGACATCCGCGTAACATGATTGGTTGGAAGCTGTTGAGACTGTAGCTGGTTGTGTTTGTTGGTCCGGTGTATAAACTGACTGAGGTGACGCTGGTGTGTCCGCAGGTCCCGGTCGGGCCGCCAACATGGCCGACGGATGGGAAACAGCCCGCAGACTGGACCGCCCCAAAGAGCTGAAGGTTTAATCTGAAAGGACGTCTGGCCGAGGTCACCGCTGTGAACCAGAGCGTCATGCGTCCCTGTGCTTTGTCTTGCAGGTGGACCAGCAGGGGATCCTGCAGGTGCCCGGCTGGGAGTGGGCGGTGTTTCGTCTCGGCCACCCTGGAGTGATCAGCAGCATCGAGGTCGACACCAACCACTTCAAAGGTGGAGCCTCGTCTTCGCTCTCCTGGCCTATAAAAGCAGTCGCTCACCTGTCCTTCTGTCCAGGTAACTTCCCGGACTCGTGCAGGATCGAGGCCTGCACTTTGACCCCTGAGGAGGAGGCTGACGGCATCAGGACCAGGTGGAATTCTGGGACGTCGTGGCAGCTTCTTCTGCCCCCACAGAAAGTAGGCTTTCATCGCCCGTGACGTGGCTTTTgtttcctcatcttcctcaccttgGGCTTCCTCTCTGTAGCTCCGCCCTCATCACAGACATCACTTCACCACAGCGGCGCTGACTCGGCCCGTCAGTCACATCCGTCTCATCATCGCGCCGGACGGAGGAGTCAGCCGTCTGCGCCTGTGGGGTCGACCCGCACCCACCAATCAGAGGAGACCGGCTTCCAGACTCTGACCCCTACTCATGAAacacatgatgatgtcactcaATAAACTTCCTGTcatgtgacatttgtttttactgtagtctgatgcatgtgcacacacaggccCGTGACTGCACTCTGTTCatgtgaccacaggagggcgccagagACACACTGTCCTCCTGAGGCCGACAAGCTGAACACAGATCATCAATACTTCTATTATCGGCCCATCGCAGCCTCACTAAAGCTTTCTCTGATCAgttacccacaatcctctgctcctcctgatcACCGTGGTTTATTTAGGTGTGAGCCTATTGGCTGTCAGTCAGCTGATAGAGGAGGAACAGACACGACGGACTGGTGATGTAGACAAGATGAAACTATTGTGTTATTATGTTGTTAAGGTTTCTGATCATTAGTTCTCATCTGTCTGCTCTCAGGCTCAAACTAAATCCCCCCttctcaccctcctcaccctcctcacccctcaccctcctcaccctcctcacccctcaccctcctcacccctcctcacagctgcagtagcctcctcttcctccggtCCACGGCAGGAGGCCGTTGGTCTGTAGACCCTCCTGCCGTGGACCATCAGGTCCACGTCTTTAACGTCCCACAGcttcagagcaggaggagctcaggTGGAGCCGAGCTTCGTTATGGGGGTgagcctgagctgtgaacaccaccctcctccacccactgCACTGTGTGCAGATATGTGGATGAAGAGGTTGGAGCACCCGGACTTGTCTCATCAGATCTGTTCGGTTAGAACCTTCCAGGTGGGTTTCTTGTTCATGAGCCGCCATCTTTGGAGGTCATGGTGTCAGCCATCATTTGACAGACTTGTTTTGTGCCACTCTCAGGACATGGAGATGTTCAAGCTTTGAGCTATGACAGAGCGACCCctgctggctccagcagcgagtcgaCCCCCTCAGACTCCCATGTGTTCATAGCTCACTCAATGTAATTATATTAGGACCTAAAATCCCTcatggctgctttgagtgacaggtggtttcCACATCATGGTGCGACTTCCGGTTTCTACGATCACCCGCCTGCCTCCACTCAATTCACCTTCCTCTTCtttgtatttggagttttggaccgtggcgctgccaacatggcggcggttg
Encoded here:
- the allc gene encoding allantoicase isoform X2 yields the protein MSELHLQVNMADRRTAGKTVAELDFLQFNDLACETVGGTVIFATDEWFAPAKNLLKREPPQFLPSAFTDFGKWMDGWETRRKRIPGHDWCIIQLGVPGLVYGVDVDTSFFTGNHSPRVSIQAGCLDQAPPLSLEGDRTGMAASDSQIAAVTELGSEAWPELVCVSELQPGFSDCCHNHFRVSFKDRVTHLRLNMHPDGGIARLRVYGIGQRDWSSVPANQDVDLVALTNGGVCLSYSDAHFGHPRNMIGPGRAANMADGWETARRLDRPKELKVDQQGILQVPGWEWAVFRLGHPGVISSIEVDTNHFKGNFPDSCRIEACTLTPEEEADGIRTRWNSGTSWQLLLPPQKLRPHHRHHFTTAALTRPVSHIRLIIAPDGGVSRLRLWGRPAPTNQRRPASRL
- the allc gene encoding allantoicase isoform X1; the protein is MSELHLQVNMADRRTAGKTVAELDFLQFNDLACETVGGTVIFATDEWFAPAKNLLKREPPQFLPSAFTDFGKWMDGWETRRKRIPGHDWCIIQLGVPGLVYGVDVDTSFFTGNHSPRVSIQAGCLADQAPPLSLEGDRTGMAASDSQIAAVTELGSEAWPELVCVSELQPGFSDCCHNHFRVSFKDRVTHLRLNMHPDGGIARLRVYGIGQRDWSSVPANQDVDLVALTNGGVCLSYSDAHFGHPRNMIGPGRAANMADGWETARRLDRPKELKVDQQGILQVPGWEWAVFRLGHPGVISSIEVDTNHFKGNFPDSCRIEACTLTPEEEADGIRTRWNSGTSWQLLLPPQKLRPHHRHHFTTAALTRPVSHIRLIIAPDGGVSRLRLWGRPAPTNQRRPASRL